The genome window TCCTGGTTGGTAATCATGAAGTTGTTTTGTTAATATAGTGTTTTTAGTTTAAAGAACTATAGATTGTTTGACAATTAGGGGGTGTTTTGAAAAAAGCACTCCCTTTTTTTCTTCTTTAAAGGAATTTATGTATGAAAACATGGATGTGTGCCTTGATGCTGGCGTTATCGACAGGAGCTTCAGCGAACTTCAATCCTGACGGAACGATACAGAAGGTGATACCTACGCTAAGAGGTGTGGGATTGACGAACGCTCGTTCGCATATTCAGATTGACCGCTATTCTGCGCTGCAAGGCAAGGGTATTGGTATTGATTATCTGGATAAGAACAACTGCTTTGCCGGCTGGAAGACTCTCTTCCCTAAATCGAATACAGCTCTTATATATAATAAGGTGGATTTCGGTAATGAGAAGGTGGAAGAAATCATCGTTCGTGCCAAGTCTTCAAAGGGCGGTGTGCTCGTAGTCAGAGCCGATGGCAAGAAGGGTAATATCATTGCTAAGGTGAAGATTCCAAAGTCGGCAGCCTGGAAGAATATCCGTGCCCAGGTGCTCCATGCTCCTCTCGGTGTTCATGCTCTCCATGTATCCTTGCAGAGTGGAGCCGATGTTGAGGTTGACTGGCTGGGCTTTGATGCGTTGCCTTGGGAAAAGGGAGCTTTCGAAACTCACCAGTATCGTAATCTCTTTGCCGAGATGGGCTATAAGCAGGCTGATATAGACAGAAAGGTGAACGAAGTGTTCAATGATGTATTCTACGGTAAGAACAAGGTTTATTTCGAGGTGGGCGATTCCATGGGATATGTCAGCGATATAAAGAACAATGATGTGAGAACCGAAGGCATGTCGTATGGAATGATGGCTGCCGTGCAGTTTGACAAGAAGGACATCTTCGACCGTCTCTGGCGATGGAGCAAGAAATACATGCAGCATCAGGAAGGACCTTATAAGGGCTATTTCGCATGGAGCTGCAAGACTGATGGAACAAGAAATGCGCAGGGAGCCGCATCGGATGGTGAACTCTATTTCGTAACTTCGCTCATCTTTGCATCCAACCGATGGGGCAATGATACGGGCATCAACTATCTGAAGGAAGCGCAGTATATTCTGGATTGCAGCATGCAGAAGGCGGGAATGGACCGCACAGCTCCGCTTATCAATCTCGAACATCAGCTCATCACCTTTACGCCCGATCATTGGGGCGGGAAGTTTACCGATCCTTCTTACCATCTCCCTGCCTTTTACGAGGTTTGGGCGAAATGGGCTAACGACGGACGGTCCCAGTTCTGGAAGGAGTGTGCTGAGAAAAGCCGTGAGTTCCTGCATAAGTGCATCAATGAGAAGACGGGCTTGAACCCGGACTATTGCAACTATGATGGCAGTCTGATGAAGACCGGTCAGTTGTTGGGTGATGCATTCCGTTATGACTCATGGCGAGTTCCAATGAACATAGCGCTCGATTATTCCTGGGCTTGTAAGGATAAGGAGTGGCAGCAGAAATATGCCAATACGCTACAGAACTTCCTGTATAGTAAGGGCATTGATTCTTTCCTGGACCAGTATAATGTAGATGGAACGATGGTAGAAGATATTCTGCCGGCAGGTACAGCTCCTAAGGCACTCCGCCATTCTATCGGTTTTGTTGCCACTTCGGCTGCGGCTTCATTGGTCAGCAATCATGTGAAGGGTAGGGAATTCGTCAGTCATTTCTGGAATGCCAAACATGAACCAGACAAAGAAGGCTTCTTCGATGGCTATTACGACGGACTGTTGCGTCTCTTCGCCTTCATGCATCTGAGTGGCCGTTATCAGATTATCGAACCTCAATAATAATGAATAGTCTATGTACAACATTTTCAATAAAATAGTTAGATTGTTTTGTTTATGTGTATTCCTTTTTGGACATTCCTCTGCGGATGCCCAAAATAAGGAATTACCTGTAGACATTAATCCTTATTTCGGACCTGTCGGCAAGCAGCCCGTCGTGCCCAATGCGGCTGGCTTTATTCAGAGATGGTTGCTTTTGGAGCCAATCTCTATGCCGGTCAAGAGCAATGTCGTTTTTACTGATTCTTATCTGAAGGAGATATTCCATACGCAGTATTTCCCTAAACAGATGGAAACAGTTCCTAAGGATGGAGCCGTCGTGAAGGTGGGCAAGGAAAAACTGAAATGGCATGCGCTGGATAGTAAACTGTTTAATGTCAAGCTCTTCCGTTTCGCTACTTCGTTTAAGAAGTCCAAGTATGGTGTCTTGTTCTGGGCGGTTACCATTATCGATTGCCCTGAGGAGATGAAAGACGTCCGCTTGTCTGTTGGCTCGAATGGTGCTTCCATGTGGTGGCTCAATGGTGAGGAGGCGGTGATGCTCGAAGGCGACCGAAGAATGGTTCGCGATGATGTGGTTTCTAAGAAGCTTACCTTGAAGAAAGGTAGGAATATCCTTCGTGGTGCGGTCATCAATGGCCCTGGCATGAGTGACTTCTGTGTCCGATTCATCGACGGACAAGGCAAGCCTGTCAGAAACCTGTCTATTCACGTGAAGTAGTGCAATCAATAAAGAAAGTTATGAAACAGAACAATATATTTTTCAGATATTTTAGCCCGGTTGTTGCTCAGCAGAAACTTTATGCCGCTGCTTTGGTTGCCTTGTTGTCTTCCTCTGCTTACGAGGCAGAAGCCCAGGTGGGCGAACCTTTCATTCATGATCCTTCTACCATTGCCCTGTGTGATGGAAAGTATTATACCTTTGGAACGGGTGAAGGCGGACTCTGGTCGGAGGATGGCTGGACCTGGCAGGGTGGTGCTGTTCGTCCCGGCAGAGGAGCGGCTCCTGATGTGTTGAAGATTGGCGACCGTTATCTTGTAGCCTACAGTGCTACGGGCGGTGGATTGGGTGGCAGTCATCGCGGTGATGTCCTGACGATGTGGAACAAAACGCTCGATCCGAAATCGCCTGATTTCAAATATACCGAACCGGTGGTGGTGGCTTCATCCTTAGATGATGAAGACTGTGATGCCATTGATGCGGGCTTGTTGCTCGACCCTACTACCGGCAGACTCTGGCTCAGCTATGGTACCTATTTCGGATTTATCCGTCTGGTAGAACTTGATCCGAAGACAGGTAAGCGGATGGAAGGCAACGAACCCGTCAATATCGCCATCGACTGCGAAGCTACTGATTTGATTTACCGCAACGGCTGGTATTATCTTCTCGGCACTCATGGCACCTGTTGCGATGGTCCTAATTCTACCTACAATATCGTGGTGGGACGTTCGCGAAAGATAACCGGTCCATACGTAGATAATGTGGGCAGAGAGATGTTGCAGGGCGGTGGAAAGATGGTGATTGCAGCCAACAATCTGAAGACGGGTCCCGGTCACTTCGGACGCTATATTGAGGAAGAAGGTGTAGAAAAGATGTCGTTCCACTATGAGTCTGATTTCAGACAGGGTGGACGAAGCGTGTTGGCTATCCGTCCTTTGTTGTGGAAGAACGACTGGCCTGTGGCTGGTGATGAATTTCATGCCGGAACCTACGAGATAGAATCGGAACGAAGAGGCTATGCCCTGGAGATTGCCGTAGATTTCGTGAGAATGCAGCGGGATATCGAACCTTTCTGGATCAAGCCAACCAAGCCTCTGAAGAATATTGAACCTCAGACCTTGAAGGAGGTAGAGGCAGAATGGCCTAAGGGCGAGGTAAAGGTAAGAATGAACGATTATATGTTCCGTCCTCATCAGAAGTGGAGTATCATGCCTGCCGGAAAGGGTGGTTATCTGGGTGGTCCTTATTATAAAATCTGCATAGAAGGCACTACTCGCTATCTTACCGCAACCGCTCAGCATGATGTCATCGCCAAACCTGAGTTTACGGGTGAAGATGCCCAGCTTTGGCGCATCGAACAGCTCACCGATGGCACCTATCGCATCATGCCTAAGGCAGTGCCAGGCACTGAAGAGAAGCTTGCATTGGTTTCACTCGGCGACTGTACCCCAGGCTTGGCTCCCTTCGATTTCAACAGCGATAATTCTAAATGGAATTTCAGGCAACAATAAATTCATGATGATTTGACAATCGAGAAGCGTCCCAATCATAAACCCTCTAATAAAATAAACAAAAGTATGCTAAAGAATTTATCTCTCATTGCCCTTTTGGGCATCGCTGTCGTTGGTGTTCCAAGTGAACTCAGCGCCAAGAGCGTAAAGGTGGCAGGCACCCAGAAAGGTGTGGCTGCCAAGTCTATCACCCGTCAGGTGGCTCAGCAGAATGTAACCATCGAATTCTATTCTCCATCCATCGTCCGCATCTTGAAATCTGATGCCGGACTTGGTGCTCCTGTTCAGAAGAAAAGCTATTCTGTCATCTTGAAACCTCAGCAGATGAAGGGCGTTCAAATACAGGAAAACGGTGATATTGTAAAAATCAATTCTAGTTTTATTTCCGTTGAACTGAATCAGCAGACTGGCGAAATCCGCTTTCTTTCGAAGGATGGAAAGCTGCTGCTTACTGATACGAAGACCCGTCTGGAAGCTCGCAAGGATGAAGCCAACAAGGGCAAGTACCGTATAGAGCAGGACTTCCGTCTTGCTGATGACGAGGCCATCTATGGTCTGGGACAGTTGCGCGATGTTTACATGAATCAGCGTGGTAGACAGAATATCGTACTCTGGAACAATAATACTTATATCGCCATCCCTTATTTCACCAGTGAGAAGGGCTATGGTCTTTACTGGGACAATGCAGGAAAAACCTATTTCAATGATATCGTAGCATCCAAGAATAATGGCAACCAGCCATCATGCACTTCCTTTACCAGTGAAGTGGGAACCTGCGCCGACTACTATTTCATGTATAAGGATGGTACGCAAGATGGAGTCATCGCCAGCATCCGTGAACTCACCGGACAGGCTACCATGTTCCCGAAATGGGCGATGGGCTTCTGGCAATGCCGTGAGCGCTATAAGACCAGTGATGAACTGGCTGGCGTGTTGGACAAGTATCGCGAACTGAAGATTCCTACTGATGCCATCGTGCAGGACTGGCAGTATTGGGGATGCGACTCCAACTGGAATGCGATGAAATTCCAGAATCCATATTATATAAATAAGGTGGGCGACCCAGCCTATGCCAAGTATCTTCCTACCGATATGAAGCAGATGAAGGCACAGGAAGAACCCCGCCTGAAGAGTCCGGAAGAGATGGTGAAGTATGTTCACAAGAACGATGCCCATCTGATGATTTCCATCTGGGCAAGTTTCGGTCCTTGGACAGAGCAGTATCGTGAACTGAAGAAGATGAATGCCCTCCTTCCTTTCGATACCTGGCCAAGAAACAGTGGCGTGATGCCATACGATGTCTTCAATCCAAAGGCGCGCAACCTCTACTGGAAGTATCTTACTCATCTCTACCAGATGGGTTTTGATGCCTGGTGGACCGATTCTACGGAGCCAGACCATTTTGAGAAGCCGGGCGATGAGAACTATCAGACCTTCGATGGTTCATGGTTGGGCGTGAAGAACGCCTTCCCATTGTTGCACAACAAGAGCATCTATGAGCACCAGAGAGCGATGAAGGACAACACAAAGCGTTCGCTCCAGATGACCCGAAGCGGCAGTCTCGGTATTCAGCATTATGGCACCATTTGCTGGAGCGGTGATGTGCTGGCTTCCTGGAACGAGATGAAGAATCAGATTCCATCGGGCTTGAACTTCTCGCTCTGCGGTATCCCATTCTGGAACACCGACCTGGGTGGTTTCTTCTACTGGGAGTTTGAACAGAATCCAAAGAACCCTGCCATTCAGGAACTGCAGACCCGCTGGATGCAGTGGGGAACCTTTATGCCATTGATGCGTAACCACTGTTCTTCGCCGATGGTAAGCGAACTGTATGAATTCGGAAAGCAGGGCGACTGGGCTTATGATGCTATGATTAAGGCCATCAAGCTGCGCTATCGCCTTTTGCCTTATATCTACAGTACGGCTGGCGACTGTGTACAGAATAGCGGAAGCATGATGCGTGCCCTGGTAATGGATTATGCGGCAGACAAGAAGGCTTCCCGCCTGAACGATGAGTATCTCTTCGGCCGCAACATTCTGGTGAAGCCGGTAACCGATCCTTTATACTCCTGGAAGGATAAGGAGAAGAAGGGCCATACCATCTATCCTGATGTAAGGAAGGCAGCTGCGCCTGTGAATGTTTACTTGCCAAAGGGTAATAAATGGTATGATTTCTGGAGCAACACCCAGTATGAGGGCGGTCAGGATATCCAGCGCCTTTGTCCTATCGACATCATGCCTGTATTCATCAAGGCAGGTACCATCCTGCCATTCGGTCCTGAAGTGCAGTATAGTTCAGAGAAGCCTTGGGATGAGTTGGAAATCCGTGTTTATCCTGGTGCTGATGGAACGTTTACGCTCTATGAGGACGAGGGCGACAACTACAACTACGAGAAGGGTAAATTCTCGGAAATCCAGTTTGTTTGGAATGAAGCTGGCAGAACCCTAAGCATCGCTCCACGCAAGGGTAGCTATAAGGGAATGCTCCAGCATCGCAGATTCCATATCGTATTGGTGGATGCCAATAGTGGAGCGGGCGATCAGCCTATGCAGGCAAGCAAGAGTGTGGAATATGACGGAAAGGCTGTAAAGATACAGCTGTAAGTGTTACATCATATAAAGTATTTGATACTTGTGATAAAGTAGTATTCTGCTTTTTTGTTTATCTTTGCAGCGCAAATAACAATTTAATATACCAATAGCTTAATAGTAATTACAATGAACAAGAAAGTTATATACGCAGCTTTGATGTTTGTGGTAACTATGTCTTCCGGCAATGCCTCAGCGCAGCAGTTGCCTTATCAGAATCCAGCCCTCTCGGCTCATGAGAGAGCGGTAGATTTATGTGGTCGTCTCACTTTGGAAGAGAAAGCTTCTCTGATGCTGGATGATTCGCCGGCTATTCCGCGATTGGGAATCAAGAGATTCCAGTGGTGGAGCGAGGCACTGCATGGTGTGGCGAACATGGGAGATGTAACCGTCTTTCCAGAACCTATCGGAATGGCAGCTTCGTTTAACGACAGAATGGTGTATAGAGTCTTTGATGCAACATCTGATGAGATGCGTGCCAAATGGAATGAACTGCAGCAGAAGGGAGGAGATGTAACCCGTTTCCATGCCCTCTCGGTCTGGACTCCAAACGTGAATATCTTCCGTGATCCTCGCTGGGGACGTGGACAGGAAACCTATGGTGAGGATCCTTATCTTACCAGTAGGATGGGATGTGCCGTGGTGCGCGGATTGCAGGGACCTGAAGATACGAAATACCGCAAACTCTGGGCTTGTGCCAAGCACTATGCAATTCATAGCGGACCGGAATGGGCTCGCCATACAGACAATATTACCGATGTTACACCGCGCGACCTTTGGGAAACTTATATGCCTGCCTTCAAATCACTGGTGCAGGATGCCAAGGTGCGTGAGGTGATGTGTGCCTATCAGCGTTGGGATGATGAACCATGCTGCGGCAACACCCGCCTTTTGCAGCAGATTCTCAGGGATGAGTGGGGATTCAAGTACCTGGTAGTTTCCGACTGTGGCGCTGTTACTGATTTCTGGGAGAATCATAAGGTTTCGAGCAATGCCAGAAATGCGGCTGCCAAGGGCGTGCTGGCTGGTACAGATGTGGAGTGTGGATATAATTATGCATATAAGTCTGTGCCTGAGGCTGTGAAGTATGGTGCCTTGACTGAAGAAGAAGTTGATAAGCATGTGATTCGTCTGCTCGAAGGTCGTTTCGATTTGGGCGAGATAGATGACAACAAGATTGTATCATGGTCGAAGATTCCAGTATCGGTGCTTTGCAGTAAGGCGCATCGCCAGCTCTCGCTCGATATGGCTCTGCAGACCATGACGCTGCTCCAAAACAAGAATGAGGTATTACCTCTCAATAAAAAAGTAAAGAAGATTGCTTTCATCGGACCGAATGTGGATAACGAACCGATGATGTGGGGAAACTATAATGGTACTCCACGACAGACAATTACCATCCTGGATGGTATCAGGAGTCGTTTGAAGAAAAACCAGGTTGTCACCTTTAATGGATGCGACTTGGTGAACGACCAAGTTTTGAATTCTTACTTCGACCAGTGTAGCATGGATGGCAAGATGGGCTTTAAGGGCACTTTCTGGAACAATCGCAAGATGGAAGGCAAGCCTGTTGTCATCACCCAGGAGAAGAATCCTGTGCAGGTAACGACCTATGGTCAGCACTCCTTCGCTCCTAATGTGAAGCTGGTGGGCTTCTCTGCAAAATATGAAACCGTGTTCCGTCCTAAGCAGACAGACAAGGTGTTGCTCGACGTGGCTGGTTGCGGTCACTACGAGGTTTATCTGAATGGTGAGAAGAAGGCAGAGCATTCTATCTGGCGCACTACCGAGAGTCGTATCGAGTTCCAAGCCGAGAAGGGCAAGGAGTATAAGATAGAGATTCGCTATCACGAGATGCCTAACTATAATGCGGACATGAAGTTCAATATCGGGCATGAGAATCCTATCGACTATCAGGCTTCGCTCAAGCAGTTGAAGGATTGCGAGACAGTAGTCTTCGTAGGTGGCATCTCTCCACAGTTGGAAGGTGAAGAAATGCCTATCGAGATTTCTGGCTTCAAGGGTGGTGACCGCACCAACATCGAATTGCCTAAGGTCCAGCGCAATTTCCTGAAGGCTTTGAAGGAGGCGGGCAAAAAGGTTGTCTTTGTCAACTGTTCGGGTTCGGCTATCGCCTTGACTCCAGAGACAGCGAGTTGCGATGCCATTCTCCAAGCCTGGTATCCTGGTCAGGAAGGTGGAGAGGCAGTGGCTCGTGTACTCTTCGGAGAGTACAATCCTGCCGGCAAGTTGCCTATTACGTTCTATAAGAATTCAGAGCAGTTACCTGATTTCAAGGATTACAGCATGAAGGGCAGAACCTATCGTTATATGAACGATGCGCTCTTCCCATTCGGTTATGGCTTGAGCTACACATCTTTCCGTATTGGCGATGCTACACTTTCCAAATCTATCCTGAAGAAGGGAGAAAAGATTACGCTGAAGGTACCGGTAAGCAATGTAGGAAAGAAGGATGGAACCGAGGTGGTGCAGGTGTATGTGAAGGATCCTGCCGATACCGAAGGACCATTGAAGAGCTTGAAGGCTTTCGAGAGAGTGGAGGTGAAGGCAGGAAAGACTGCTGAGGCTGTCATCACGCTGGATAGCAGAAACTTCGAACTCTTCGATGCTGCAACCAATACCGTCCGTGCCAAGGCAGGAAAGTATGAGGTTTATTACGGCAGCAGTTCGGCTGATAAGGATTTGAAGAAACTGGATGTTTCTATTGAATATTAAGTAACTTGAGAAAATCATCAAGGAGCTGAGTAAATATGAAAAGAGGGTGTGTCTTGGACTTTTGGCACATCCTCTTCTTACTTGTTACATCATATAAACTCTTTGATAGACGTTGATAGAGTGATCAAATTCCCTTCAAGGTATTGGGTACACAGTTCTATACAGAATAAATCCCGAAATCGCTTGGCGGTTTCGGGATTTTTGCTTATCTTTGTAGCTGTTTAAAGATTAACAAGTAAACATGAATACAGAGCAACAAAAGATAGAATACAAGAGTCTGCAAAAGATTCGAACTGGAGAGAAAGGATTCAAGGAACTCTCTACTACTTGTGTAGCTTTAGCCAATGCGCAAGGAGGACAGATTATGATTGGCGTGGAAGATAAGACAAAGAAACCAGCTTCCAATCAAGTTATATCGCAAGAAGAGGCAAATAGTGCCGTTACAAGATTGCGTGGACTTTGTTTCAATGTTGGTCTTGCAGTAGGCGACGTATGTGCAGACGAAACTGGCAGCCAGTACTTTGCTATCACAGTATTCCCTTCACTCCATTCATATGCCACCACTTCTGATGGCAAAATGTACATCCGTGTCGCAGACAAATGCGAGCCTGTGCGTAGTGAAGATATTCAACGTGTAGGAGAAGAGAAAGGAGCTTTCCAATGGGAACTTGTGCCAACACGATTTGAATTGGAAGATGAGAATAAGACGAATCTCTCTAAATTCGCTAATGATATACGCCAATCTGATAGAGTGAAGCAGCATGTCAAGCAGCTCGATGATATGGAAATTGGCGAACAGTACCATCTTCTTGACGGCAACAAGATGACTAATCTTGGTGTCTTATGGATTGGTACAGCCAAACAGCGTAGCCGTATTTGCTATCCTATCACTGTGCAATATATCGTATATGATGACTTGGAGAACAAAACCAACAAATTGGAATGGCGTGACAATACACGTAATCCGAAAGAACTTTTGGAAGATATTATGGACAAGGCTGTAGAGTTGACCTATAGCTATGAGATGCCTAATGGACTCTTCCGTAAGACAGTACGCTATTATAACGAGAACTTAATCAGAGAGTTGCTTGTTAACAGTTTGGCTCATAGTTCAAGAACCATCTCTAACGACATCACAATCAAGGTATATCCAGGTTATATCAGCATCTCCAATCCTGGTGGTCTCCCTTTGGGTGTAACCAAAGACAACATCCTTCATACTAAGCACAGACGTAATCCGAATATGATTGAGATACTGACTGCACTTGGATTGATGGAAGGTGAGGGCTCTGGCTATGACTTGATTTATGAGTTGGATGCCGTTGAAGCAAAGAAACAACCTGAGATAGAATCAACATTCAACACAGTCACAGTATATCAAAGTGCAGAGATTACGGATAAAGAAGTTGTTCGCCTGATGGATTATGTTGACCATAATTATCAGCTTTCCCAAAAGAACAAAATAGCTTTCGGTATCATAGCCAGAGAGAAACGCATTGCCGCAACTGATTTATCTAAAATCCTCCAGCTATCTGCAGAAGAACGATTGAGAAGCTATATTGATAACTTAGACAAAAGCAATCTGATAACGAAAGGTGGCGTCAAGAAAGGATCATTTTTCCAAATCAATACAACTTTGCTGAAAAATGCAAAATCTAACATTGTTACTAGTTTGAAGACTATAGAACCACATGTTCTTAAGGCACTAATTATGGAAGATCTCCGTGTGCATCCTTTGAGTAAAATATCTGATATAGCAGAGCGCATTCCTGATATAGATATGAAAGAGATTCGAAAGATGCTCTATTCTATGGTTGGGAAGGAGATAGAAAAAGAGGGCACTCGATTTGATAGTAAATATTATATAAAGTAATGGCATAAAAAAAAAGGTCTGAAAAAGAAAAAACTGTTAAAAATCATGTATTGGACTAATAATCAGCGACTTTCTTTTTTCAGTATTCTTTTTCTACTCCTATATTTCATAAAAGAGATTTTAAGTCTCGGTATAAGAACAGCCATTACGATGGAAACAAAGGATACCATCTATGTGATAGAACTGAAATTTAATAAGTCGGCACAAGAGGCTCTTGACCAAATCAACAACAAGCATTATGCTGATGCTTTTGCCCTAAAAGGCAAAACCGTGGAAAAGATTGGTATGAACTTTATGATTGATGAAGATAAGACGATTGTATTGGATTGGGTAAAATAGGCTTTATGTTAAAAATCCTAACTCATAGCTTTCTCCTCTAAAACTCACCGTTTCTTGGGTCTGAAGTCAGCGTTTTCTATTTGGGAACTCATTGACAGGATGGAAATCCTTGTATTTCTTTATGATTTCATGCTAAAAAAATAACACGGACAAATTGAATTTGTCCGGATAAATTGTCCGATTGTTTGTAATGCGTTGATTATTGGGCGGTTATGAGCGTCCGGACAGGCAATCCGGACAAATTCAATTTGTCCGTGTGTTTTTTTTCTTGTTGAGTACTGATAGCAGTGCAGGCTATCAGCCTATGCTGGCAAGCAAGAGGGTGGAATATGTCGGAAAGGCAGTAAAGGTACAGATGTAAGTGTTACATAAAATAAAGTATTTGATAATTATGAAAAAGTAGAATTCTGCTTTTTTGCTTACCTTTGCATCCATAAATAACAATTTAATCAACTAATAATTAATATAAATTATAAAATGACTAGATACAGAATGATTTTATCCCTGCTTTTGGCTGGCATGGGAACTGCAGCAACAGCACAGAACATCAACTTGCCAATCATCCAGACCAAGTATACTGCCGATCCTGCACCTTATGTGTACAACGATACGGTTTATCTCTATACCACCCACGATGAGGATGGGGCTGAGGGGTTCCTGATGAAAGACTGGCTGCTCTATACCTCAACGGATATGGTAAACTGGCAAGACCGTGGTGCCGTGGCTTCATTGAAAGACTTCAAGTGGTTCAAGGGCGAGAATGGTGCCTGGGCAGAGCAGGTCATCGAGCGCAATGGCAAATGGTATATGTATTGTCCTATCCATGGTCATGGCATCGGAGTGCTGGTAGCTGATAATCCATACGGACCGTTTAAGGATCCTATCGGAAAGCCTCTGGCATGGGAGGGCGACTGGTTCGACATCGACCCTACTGTATGGGTAGATGATGATAACCAGGCTTACATGTATTGGGGCAACCCGGAGTTGAAGGCAGTGAAACTGAACGAGGACATGATTTCTTATTCTGATTCCATCATGCACTTCCCGAAGATTCAGGATTATCAGGAAGGTCCTTGGTTCTGGAAGCGCAATGGCAATTATTATCTGGCTTATGCTTCTACCTGCTGTCCTGAGGGCATCGGTTATGCGATGAGCAAGAATCCGCTCGGACCATGGGAATATAAGGGACATATCATGAACCATACGCCTCGTACTCGTGGCAATCATCCGGGCATCATCGACTATAAGGGCAAGAGCTACTGCTTCGGCTTGAATTATGACATCTTCCGTTTGAAGACGGGGCGTCATGCCGAGCAGCGTTCTGTATCTGCGGCCGAAATGACTTACAATCCTGACGGAACCATCCAGGAGTTGCCATACTTCCAGGACTGCAAGTTGGAGCAGATAGAATGGTTCAACCCTTATCGCCAGGTTGAGGCTGAGACGATGGCTTGGGGCTATGGATTGAAGACGCAGCCTAAGAACCAATGGGCACAGAAGGACAGATGGAACCAGGTGGTTACGAATGTTGATGAAGGAAAATACATCCTCGTGAAGGGTGTTGACTTCAGGAAGGGAGCAGGAAAGTTTGAGGTTTCTGCCTCTTGCCACATGTTTGGCGGCAGCATCGAAATCCGTCTTGATGGGGTAAACGGCCAGTGCATCGGCAAGGTGGATATCAAGAACACCAAGGATGAATACAAAACCTTCTCTACTCAGGTGAAGAAAGTAAAGGGTGTTCACGACCTCTACTTCGTCTTTAAGGGAGGCGACATCCAGAAGCAGAACCTCTTCTTCCTGGATTGGTGGAAGTTTGGGGAGTAAGATAGACTCAATAAAGTTTTTGAAACATTCGATAAAGTCATTATGATTGTTTTTTCGTAATTTTGCAGCATTAAACGAAAAAACAATCATAATGATGAATACAACGAAAATCTTGGCTCTCAGAAAGCCGTTACTGATAAGCGCATGGCTGCTTGCCATGCAGGGTGCTGCCTATGCGCAGAATCCTATCGTGCAGACACAGTTAACTACCGACCCGGCACCTCTGGTTGTCGGAGACCGTCTCTATGTCTATACCGGTCATGATGAAGATAAGGCTGATTTCTTCTGGATGAACGAATGGCGTGTCTATTCT of Segatella copri contains these proteins:
- the xyl3A gene encoding xylan 1,4-beta-xylosidase; amino-acid sequence: MNKKVIYAALMFVVTMSSGNASAQQLPYQNPALSAHERAVDLCGRLTLEEKASLMLDDSPAIPRLGIKRFQWWSEALHGVANMGDVTVFPEPIGMAASFNDRMVYRVFDATSDEMRAKWNELQQKGGDVTRFHALSVWTPNVNIFRDPRWGRGQETYGEDPYLTSRMGCAVVRGLQGPEDTKYRKLWACAKHYAIHSGPEWARHTDNITDVTPRDLWETYMPAFKSLVQDAKVREVMCAYQRWDDEPCCGNTRLLQQILRDEWGFKYLVVSDCGAVTDFWENHKVSSNARNAAAKGVLAGTDVECGYNYAYKSVPEAVKYGALTEEEVDKHVIRLLEGRFDLGEIDDNKIVSWSKIPVSVLCSKAHRQLSLDMALQTMTLLQNKNEVLPLNKKVKKIAFIGPNVDNEPMMWGNYNGTPRQTITILDGIRSRLKKNQVVTFNGCDLVNDQVLNSYFDQCSMDGKMGFKGTFWNNRKMEGKPVVITQEKNPVQVTTYGQHSFAPNVKLVGFSAKYETVFRPKQTDKVLLDVAGCGHYEVYLNGEKKAEHSIWRTTESRIEFQAEKGKEYKIEIRYHEMPNYNADMKFNIGHENPIDYQASLKQLKDCETVVFVGGISPQLEGEEMPIEISGFKGGDRTNIELPKVQRNFLKALKEAGKKVVFVNCSGSAIALTPETASCDAILQAWYPGQEGGEAVARVLFGEYNPAGKLPITFYKNSEQLPDFKDYSMKGRTYRYMNDALFPFGYGLSYTSFRIGDATLSKSILKKGEKITLKVPVSNVGKKDGTEVVQVYVKDPADTEGPLKSLKAFERVEVKAGKTAEAVITLDSRNFELFDAATNTVRAKAGKYEVYYGSSSADKDLKKLDVSIEY
- a CDS encoding ATP-binding protein, with the translated sequence MNTEQQKIEYKSLQKIRTGEKGFKELSTTCVALANAQGGQIMIGVEDKTKKPASNQVISQEEANSAVTRLRGLCFNVGLAVGDVCADETGSQYFAITVFPSLHSYATTSDGKMYIRVADKCEPVRSEDIQRVGEEKGAFQWELVPTRFELEDENKTNLSKFANDIRQSDRVKQHVKQLDDMEIGEQYHLLDGNKMTNLGVLWIGTAKQRSRICYPITVQYIVYDDLENKTNKLEWRDNTRNPKELLEDIMDKAVELTYSYEMPNGLFRKTVRYYNENLIRELLVNSLAHSSRTISNDITIKVYPGYISISNPGGLPLGVTKDNILHTKHRRNPNMIEILTALGLMEGEGSGYDLIYELDAVEAKKQPEIESTFNTVTVYQSAEITDKEVVRLMDYVDHNYQLSQKNKIAFGIIAREKRIAATDLSKILQLSAEERLRSYIDNLDKSNLITKGGVKKGSFFQINTTLLKNAKSNIVTSLKTIEPHVLKALIMEDLRVHPLSKISDIAERIPDIDMKEIRKMLYSMVGKEIEKEGTRFDSKYYIK
- a CDS encoding PD-(D/E)XK nuclease domain-containing protein — encoded protein: MYWTNNQRLSFFSILFLLLYFIKEILSLGIRTAITMETKDTIYVIELKFNKSAQEALDQINNKHYADAFALKGKTVEKIGMNFMIDEDKTIVLDWVK
- a CDS encoding glycoside hydrolase family 43 protein, giving the protein MILSLLLAGMGTAATAQNINLPIIQTKYTADPAPYVYNDTVYLYTTHDEDGAEGFLMKDWLLYTSTDMVNWQDRGAVASLKDFKWFKGENGAWAEQVIERNGKWYMYCPIHGHGIGVLVADNPYGPFKDPIGKPLAWEGDWFDIDPTVWVDDDNQAYMYWGNPELKAVKLNEDMISYSDSIMHFPKIQDYQEGPWFWKRNGNYYLAYASTCCPEGIGYAMSKNPLGPWEYKGHIMNHTPRTRGNHPGIIDYKGKSYCFGLNYDIFRLKTGRHAEQRSVSAAEMTYNPDGTIQELPYFQDCKLEQIEWFNPYRQVEAETMAWGYGLKTQPKNQWAQKDRWNQVVTNVDEGKYILVKGVDFRKGAGKFEVSASCHMFGGSIEIRLDGVNGQCIGKVDIKNTKDEYKTFSTQVKKVKGVHDLYFVFKGGDIQKQNLFFLDWWKFGE